Proteins found in one Paenibacillus borealis genomic segment:
- a CDS encoding zeta toxin family protein — MDRKTSKELNSRNNYYFPKRRILHRKIVAGLLEGYPSQSAPEINFMGGGTAVGKSMIRDFHLEELGEIGKDFIIIDCDRIKPLIPEYVHFLSEDKESAADRVQAESSDINDMLLEKALLKKAHILFDGTMKDSDYYGPLIQRIRALGYIVSAVIVHAPIEVAFMREEERFLIEKRRVPEHAIRDSHQRVSRSFMELKPLFDAYRLWDNSVQGSAPKVILKKLDRDSEEVTIDLVKVEEFFGKKV; from the coding sequence TTGGATCGGAAAACTTCCAAAGAATTAAATTCCCGTAATAATTATTATTTCCCAAAAAGAAGAATTCTTCATAGAAAAATTGTGGCAGGGCTATTAGAGGGATATCCATCGCAATCAGCGCCAGAGATCAATTTTATGGGCGGAGGAACAGCTGTAGGTAAATCCATGATCCGAGACTTCCATCTTGAAGAGCTTGGGGAAATCGGCAAAGATTTTATCATTATCGACTGTGATCGGATCAAACCTCTGATTCCAGAGTATGTTCACTTCCTATCGGAAGATAAGGAGTCTGCTGCTGACCGTGTTCAGGCTGAGAGTTCCGATATTAATGATATGCTGCTTGAGAAAGCTCTATTAAAGAAGGCACATATTCTATTCGATGGAACAATGAAAGATAGTGATTATTACGGCCCTCTCATTCAAAGAATCAGAGCATTAGGTTATATTGTTTCCGCAGTTATCGTACATGCACCAATTGAAGTTGCTTTCATGCGGGAAGAAGAAAGATTCCTAATCGAAAAACGCCGTGTCCCTGAACATGCTATCCGCGATTCGCACCAGCGTGTCAGCCGGTCCTTTATGGAACTTAAACCCTTATTCGATGCCTATCGCCTCTGGGATAACTCAGTTCAAGGTTCTGCTCCAAAAGTGATACTAAAAAAATTGGACAGAGATTCGGAAGAGGTAACGATTGATTTAGTTAAGGTAGAAGAATTTTTCGGCAAAAAGGTCTAA
- a CDS encoding GntR family transcriptional regulator, translating into MWIPIQINENSAEPLYHQIETQLKSLIISGTITEGTLLPSIREFAGDLKCSVITVRRVYQDLENEGLLRTRQGTGTFVSHVGDGTMAGYKQDAIRKALETAVDVGLSVQCSEEELTELFNEIVKDKFGKQE; encoded by the coding sequence ATGTGGATACCAATACAAATTAACGAGAACAGCGCAGAGCCGCTGTATCATCAGATCGAAACCCAGCTGAAATCGCTGATTATCTCGGGCACGATCACGGAAGGAACCCTGCTTCCCTCCATCCGTGAATTCGCGGGTGACCTGAAGTGCAGTGTGATCACGGTCCGCCGGGTCTATCAGGATCTGGAGAATGAAGGGCTGCTGCGCACAAGACAGGGAACGGGCACCTTCGTCTCCCATGTAGGAGACGGGACCATGGCGGGCTATAAGCAGGATGCCATCCGCAAAGCGCTGGAAACCGCAGTGGACGTGGGCCTTTCTGTACAGTGCAGCGAAGAAGAGCTGACAGAGCTGTTCAATGAAATTGTGAAGGACAAATTCGGGAAACAGGAATGA
- the ytxJ gene encoding bacillithiol system redox-active protein YtxJ, which yields MSIQQIHTLDELQQYVGQPGKKLLFKHSTTCPISAKANEEFQAYTQDSDTPAAIVHVIEDRPISNQIAEDFGIKHESPQIFLLEDGEVRWNTSHWKITRGAIKEAVEQ from the coding sequence ATGTCTATTCAACAAATCCATACCTTGGATGAACTGCAACAATATGTAGGGCAACCCGGCAAAAAGCTGCTCTTCAAGCACAGCACCACCTGCCCGATCAGCGCCAAAGCAAACGAGGAATTTCAGGCCTATACACAGGATTCCGATACTCCCGCTGCCATTGTACATGTAATCGAAGACCGTCCGATCTCCAATCAGATTGCCGAGGATTTCGGGATTAAGCATGAATCACCGCAGATTTTCCTGCTGGAGGATGGTGAGGTCCGCTGGAACACTTCCCACTGGAAAATCACCCGTGGCGCCATCAAGGAAGCTGTGGAGCAATGA
- a CDS encoding DUF420 domain-containing protein, with the protein MDIFTLFPTISTSFIVISAVLVAIGWRQIIQGKREAHKKTMIAAAIAAILFFLVYSSRTIFVGNTTWGGPDDLSTLYHVFLIFHIVLATVAAVFGITTLTLGFKAKYAKHRKWGRVTAVIWFFTAITGVAVYVLLYIFYPGGHTLPVWKVIMGG; encoded by the coding sequence ATGGATATTTTCACATTGTTTCCGACGATCAGTACATCGTTCATCGTCATTAGCGCGGTGCTGGTGGCTATCGGCTGGAGACAAATCATTCAAGGCAAACGCGAAGCGCACAAGAAGACAATGATTGCGGCTGCTATCGCAGCAATTCTTTTTTTCCTGGTGTACTCGTCAAGAACGATATTCGTGGGGAATACGACCTGGGGCGGACCGGATGATCTGTCGACGCTCTACCATGTCTTCCTGATCTTCCACATTGTGCTGGCTACCGTAGCTGCCGTATTCGGCATCACTACGCTGACGCTGGGCTTCAAGGCCAAGTATGCCAAACACCGCAAGTGGGGAAGAGTGACGGCTGTCATCTGGTTTTTCACCGCTATCACGGGTGTGGCCGTCTATGTGCTGCTGTACATATTCTATCCGGGCGGACATACGCTGCCGGTCTGGAAAGTCATTATGGGCGGTTAG
- a CDS encoding ATP-binding cassette domain-containing protein → MVQQAIELRNVCKKRRGKTVGPLNVNLPQGYITALVGQNGSGKSTLLHMLLQLTFPEEGEIRWFEEAYRDGLPLQLRQTIAYVPENSQNEENFWTAGEAAEFRRHWYPAWDQGYFEELLLKLEVPENAKLGKMSKGERRKFEIAAALAAKPRLLLLDEPSSCLDPFAWKIMIETLQRYMDEHEATIVISTHIVEEVRRLADYIVLMHQGQLLGMAEKDSLFGSWSEIWVQAEGGQALEELAAELPQALELKLEAPGVASFLTQQIYQYEKRIHDLGVKVIKSRSLELDEILSLWSRGHRPVLIDQKRGE, encoded by the coding sequence ATGGTACAGCAAGCCATAGAACTACGGAACGTGTGTAAGAAGCGGAGGGGCAAGACGGTAGGGCCGCTTAATGTTAATCTGCCGCAGGGTTATATTACGGCGCTGGTGGGTCAGAACGGCTCCGGCAAAAGCACGCTGCTGCACATGCTGCTGCAGCTGACTTTTCCAGAGGAAGGCGAGATCCGCTGGTTTGAGGAAGCCTACCGTGACGGGCTTCCGCTGCAGCTCCGCCAGACGATCGCCTATGTACCGGAAAACTCGCAGAATGAAGAGAATTTCTGGACAGCCGGCGAGGCTGCCGAATTCCGCCGCCACTGGTATCCTGCCTGGGACCAGGGCTATTTCGAGGAGCTGCTCCTGAAGCTGGAGGTGCCGGAGAATGCCAAGCTGGGCAAGATGTCCAAGGGCGAACGCCGCAAATTCGAGATTGCCGCAGCGCTGGCTGCGAAGCCCCGGCTGCTGCTGCTGGATGAGCCTTCTTCCTGCCTTGATCCTTTTGCCTGGAAGATCATGATTGAGACCCTGCAGCGGTATATGGATGAGCATGAGGCCACCATCGTAATCTCGACCCACATTGTTGAAGAGGTGCGGAGGCTGGCGGATTATATCGTCCTGATGCATCAGGGACAGCTGCTGGGAATGGCCGAGAAGGACAGCTTGTTCGGCTCCTGGAGTGAAATATGGGTTCAGGCAGAAGGCGGGCAGGCGCTGGAGGAACTGGCAGCAGAGCTGCCGCAGGCGCTGGAGCTTAAGCTGGAAGCGCCGGGTGTGGCTTCATTTTTGACCCAGCAAATCTATCAATATGAGAAACGCATTCATGATTTGGGCGTAAAGGTTATCAAGAGCCGCAGCCTGGAGCTTGATGAAATCCTAAGCTTATGGAGCCGGGGACATCGTCCGGTTCTGATTGACCAGAAGAGAGGGGAATAA
- a CDS encoding oxidoreductase: MNTGVNQEMNKELNNVTVKQRPIPSGFGPDTTAEEVIQGHNLSGKIAVVTGGYSGLGLETTRVLAAAGATVIVPVRTPEKARLALAGIPGVQLEALDLLDPASVDAFAQRFLDSGRPLDILIHSAGIMASPLARDARGYEVQFATNHLGHFRLAARLWPALVKAGGARVVSVSSRGHRIAGVDFADVNFERRAYEKWTAYGQSKTANVLFALELDKRGQAQGVRAFSVHPGSILTDLARHLSYDELRAMGALDEAGNRIPAGQTSHMKTVQQGAATSVWCAVSPQLEGEGGVYCEDADIAPVAESGDSQQPGVQAWAIDPGNALRLWELSEAMTGVTFPV, encoded by the coding sequence ATGAATACTGGGGTAAATCAAGAGATGAACAAAGAGTTGAATAACGTGACAGTTAAGCAGCGCCCGATTCCTTCCGGATTTGGCCCGGACACTACGGCAGAGGAAGTAATCCAAGGCCATAATCTGAGCGGTAAAATAGCGGTCGTGACCGGCGGCTACTCCGGCCTGGGCCTGGAGACCACGCGTGTCCTGGCTGCAGCGGGGGCCACTGTGATAGTACCGGTGCGGACACCGGAGAAGGCCCGGCTTGCCCTTGCCGGCATTCCTGGAGTCCAGCTGGAGGCGCTGGATTTGCTGGACCCGGCATCGGTTGATGCCTTCGCGCAGCGGTTCCTGGACTCCGGCCGGCCGCTGGATATCCTCATTCACAGTGCAGGCATTATGGCCTCTCCGCTGGCCCGGGATGCCCGCGGGTACGAAGTGCAGTTCGCGACCAACCATCTGGGGCATTTCCGGCTGGCGGCCCGGCTCTGGCCTGCGCTGGTGAAGGCGGGAGGCGCTCGGGTGGTCTCCGTATCTTCACGCGGCCACCGTATTGCCGGTGTTGATTTCGCAGACGTGAATTTTGAGCGCCGGGCCTATGAGAAATGGACAGCCTACGGCCAGTCGAAGACCGCCAATGTGCTGTTCGCCCTTGAACTGGACAAACGCGGGCAAGCGCAGGGTGTCCGGGCATTCTCAGTGCATCCCGGCAGCATCCTGACCGATCTGGCCCGGCATCTGTCTTATGACGAGCTGCGCGCCATGGGGGCGCTGGATGAAGCGGGCAACCGCATTCCGGCCGGGCAGACGAGTCATATGAAGACGGTGCAGCAGGGAGCCGCGACCAGTGTGTGGTGCGCGGTGAGCCCGCAGCTCGAAGGTGAGGGCGGCGTGTACTGCGAGGATGCTGACATCGCTCCTGTTGCGGAGTCAGGGGATTCGCAACAGCCGGGCGTACAGGCCTGGGCGATCGATCCGGGCAACGCCCTGCGGCTGTGGGAACTGAGTGAGGCTATGACGGGGGTTACATTCCCTGTCTGA
- the ctaG gene encoding cytochrome c oxidase assembly factor CtaG: MPGLQYFSFTELWSPLFLALMLLLTAGYFVLIGPLSSRFEGSTAVPFWRRGLFLCGMLALYLAQGGPVSLLGHILFSFHMVSMALSYLVAVPLIMLGIPDWCWRALLRVNPLRGLAFLAKPIVAALLFNGLFSLYHIPAIHDYVMLHFAVHRLYYAVLFLTSGLMWWNLINPLPEYRALGGLGQVGFIFLNMVLLTPACGLIIFAGSPLYATYSDPNTWAMAMGYCVPQSPAALLQAFGGPGFFGSLSPKVDQQVGGIVMKFIQEFIFASMLAYVFYHWYKKENGQEDTELSAPASELAEEGLNYKGW, translated from the coding sequence ATGCCGGGATTACAATACTTCAGCTTTACTGAACTGTGGAGCCCGCTGTTTCTGGCTCTGATGCTCCTGCTGACGGCCGGATATTTTGTGCTGATCGGTCCGCTGTCCTCCCGGTTTGAAGGCAGTACTGCAGTCCCCTTCTGGCGGAGGGGGCTGTTCTTATGCGGAATGCTGGCCCTCTATCTGGCGCAGGGCGGTCCGGTCAGTCTGCTGGGGCATATCCTGTTCTCCTTCCATATGGTCAGTATGGCCTTGTCTTATCTTGTCGCAGTACCGCTGATTATGCTGGGGATTCCTGACTGGTGCTGGCGTGCGCTGCTCCGGGTGAATCCGCTGCGCGGCCTTGCTTTTCTCGCTAAGCCGATCGTGGCCGCACTGCTCTTCAACGGATTATTCTCGCTCTATCATATCCCGGCGATTCATGATTATGTCATGCTGCATTTCGCGGTGCACCGCCTGTATTACGCTGTGTTATTCCTGACCTCAGGGCTTATGTGGTGGAATCTGATTAATCCCCTGCCGGAATACCGGGCGCTTGGCGGCCTGGGCCAGGTGGGATTCATCTTTCTGAACATGGTCCTGCTGACACCGGCCTGCGGGTTGATTATTTTTGCCGGTTCACCCCTATATGCTACTTATAGTGACCCTAATACCTGGGCAATGGCCATGGGCTACTGTGTGCCGCAGAGTCCGGCAGCTTTGCTGCAGGCTTTTGGCGGTCCCGGCTTCTTCGGATCCCTGTCCCCCAAGGTAGATCAGCAGGTCGGCGGCATCGTGATGAAGTTCATTCAGGAATTTATTTTTGCCTCGATGCTTGCTTATGTGTTCTATCATTGGTATAAAAAAGAGAACGGACAAGAGGACACGGAGTTGTCCGCGCCTGCTTCTGAACTTGCGGAGGAGGGTCTGAACTATAAGGGCTGGTAA
- a CDS encoding thioredoxin family protein, whose amino-acid sequence MAMIIADNAAAVRDQLKAGGTVLVDYGASWCPPCRTLLPILEELNAEYGDDVSMIKVDCDELPELASEAGVMSMPTVIVYSGGQPVEKLVGLRPKSVYQGVLNKVAGAVRGTL is encoded by the coding sequence ATGGCTATGATAATTGCCGATAACGCCGCAGCTGTGCGTGATCAGCTGAAGGCTGGCGGAACCGTGCTGGTGGATTACGGTGCATCCTGGTGCCCGCCATGCAGAACTCTGCTGCCGATTCTGGAAGAGCTGAACGCCGAGTATGGGGACGATGTGAGTATGATTAAGGTGGACTGTGATGAACTGCCGGAACTCGCCTCGGAAGCCGGGGTCATGAGTATGCCGACAGTGATCGTATACAGCGGAGGCCAACCTGTGGAGAAGCTGGTCGGCCTGCGGCCGAAATCCGTCTATCAGGGCGTGCTGAACAAAGTGGCCGGAGCGGTGCGCGGTACTCTTTAA
- a CDS encoding ABC transporter permease has translation MNKMGSIINFTFKNKVRTKSFMITTLILVLLLSIGMNIPYLIKVFNGEDGAKDAKQIGVVAEQGFRPAELLLAYTPPADTDAQVVFTAYPSADDAALKQGLEDEKIEGYLTFASEAGEGVPPVTYHSKDGDISDKVQSYLQTALQQVNTGLIVGDKLTESQVAAIFAPVSIGTEQLNADAAASGSEEGDAKPAINYVVVYVLLMLFFMSVMMTGNMIAAEITSEKSSRIMEILITSASPLTQMFGKVIGIFLVGLLQIAIISASIAVNLMLPHNSGILADFDLDLGQLNASILVYGLILYILGYFLYALMYAAVGSIVSRTEDLGQAIMPVMMLGFVSFYIPLFSISNADTMLVKVASYVPFTSSLSLLLRIGVGQVATWEILVSLAILLVTTFIFGWLAAKIYRTGVLMYGKRPSIKEIRKAMKAYKI, from the coding sequence ATGAATAAGATGGGCAGCATTATCAACTTTACGTTCAAGAACAAGGTAAGAACGAAATCCTTCATGATTACAACATTAATTCTGGTGCTCCTGCTGAGTATCGGGATGAATATTCCTTATCTGATTAAGGTGTTTAATGGGGAAGACGGTGCCAAGGACGCTAAACAAATCGGAGTGGTTGCCGAGCAGGGCTTCCGGCCTGCTGAACTGCTTCTTGCATATACACCACCGGCTGATACGGATGCTCAAGTCGTATTCACAGCCTATCCCTCCGCAGATGACGCTGCGCTGAAGCAAGGGCTGGAGGACGAGAAGATCGAGGGTTATCTCACGTTTGCTTCAGAAGCCGGTGAAGGGGTACCGCCGGTTACGTATCACAGCAAAGACGGGGATATCAGCGACAAAGTGCAGAGTTATCTTCAAACGGCTTTGCAGCAGGTGAATACCGGACTAATTGTCGGCGATAAGCTGACGGAGAGCCAGGTAGCTGCGATATTCGCTCCGGTCTCGATAGGCACAGAACAGCTGAATGCCGATGCAGCGGCATCCGGTTCAGAAGAAGGAGATGCCAAGCCGGCCATTAACTATGTCGTTGTCTATGTCCTGCTGATGCTGTTCTTCATGTCGGTGATGATGACCGGCAACATGATCGCCGCTGAGATTACCTCGGAGAAAAGCTCGCGCATCATGGAGATTCTGATCACCAGCGCATCCCCGTTGACACAGATGTTCGGCAAGGTCATCGGGATCTTCCTCGTCGGCCTGCTGCAGATCGCCATTATATCTGCCAGCATCGCTGTCAACCTGATGCTGCCGCACAATTCCGGCATCCTGGCGGATTTCGACCTGGATCTGGGACAGCTGAATGCCAGCATTCTGGTATATGGCTTAATCCTGTACATTCTCGGTTACTTCCTGTATGCCTTGATGTATGCAGCTGTAGGTTCAATTGTCAGCCGTACTGAAGATTTGGGGCAAGCCATTATGCCGGTAATGATGCTGGGGTTCGTCAGCTTCTACATCCCGTTGTTCAGTATTTCAAACGCTGATACTATGCTGGTTAAGGTAGCAAGTTATGTTCCGTTCACTTCGTCACTTAGTCTGCTGTTGCGGATTGGTGTAGGCCAAGTGGCTACATGGGAGATCTTGGTCTCGCTGGCCATCCTGCTGGTCACAACCTTCATCTTCGGCTGGCTCGCCGCCAAGATCTACCGCACCGGCGTCCTGATGTACGGCAAGCGCCCTAGCATCAAGGAGATTAGAAAAGCGATGAAGGCTTATAAGATCTAA
- a CDS encoding ABC transporter ATP-binding protein has protein sequence MEALHLERVVKQYGDKTAVNGISLKVEQGEIYGLLGANGAGKTTTMRMVLGLIYPDEGRILYNGKPYSTELQHLMGYLPEERGLYPKVKVSDQIIYLARLRGMLASEADKSLRYWLDRFDVPEYYNKKIEELSKGNQQKMGFVAAVVHKPKILILDEAFSGLDPVNVELLKDTVREMRDQGTSILFSTHRMEHVEELCRNITILDRSNTVVQGDIREIKKGYPREAVVLRTAGEVNGLAEIAGVTAVERQERGYLLSISEIGAAQRILQLAMAQGEVEHFEIKEPTLNQIFIRAVGESNE, from the coding sequence ATGGAAGCTTTGCATTTGGAACGGGTAGTGAAGCAGTACGGTGATAAAACAGCAGTCAACGGAATCAGTCTGAAGGTAGAACAAGGCGAAATTTACGGTCTGCTGGGTGCAAACGGCGCCGGCAAAACGACGACTATGCGCATGGTGCTGGGTCTGATCTATCCAGATGAAGGCCGGATTCTTTATAACGGCAAGCCGTATAGTACGGAGCTTCAGCATCTGATGGGTTATCTTCCAGAGGAGCGGGGGCTCTATCCGAAGGTCAAAGTAAGCGATCAGATTATCTATCTGGCCCGGCTTCGCGGCATGCTGGCAAGTGAGGCCGATAAGAGCCTGCGTTACTGGCTGGACCGGTTCGACGTTCCGGAATACTACAATAAGAAGATTGAGGAATTGTCCAAGGGCAATCAGCAAAAAATGGGCTTCGTAGCTGCTGTCGTCCATAAGCCGAAGATTCTGATTCTGGATGAAGCCTTCAGCGGCCTCGATCCGGTGAATGTGGAGCTGCTTAAGGATACAGTCAGAGAGATGCGGGATCAGGGCACCAGTATTCTTTTCTCCACCCACCGGATGGAGCATGTGGAGGAATTATGCCGCAATATTACGATTCTCGACCGCTCGAACACTGTAGTTCAGGGAGATATCCGTGAGATCAAGAAGGGGTATCCGCGCGAAGCAGTCGTACTGCGTACGGCCGGGGAAGTGAACGGGCTTGCGGAGATTGCCGGAGTCACTGCAGTGGAGCGCCAGGAACGCGGATATCTGCTGTCCATCAGCGAGATTGGCGCAGCGCAGCGCATTCTGCAGCTGGCCATGGCTCAGGGCGAGGTAGAGCATTTCGAGATTAAGGAACCGACGCTAAACCAAATCTTTATCAGAGCGGTGGGTGAATCTAATGAATAA
- a CDS encoding MerR family transcriptional regulator, which translates to MEPVYTIAEVAERTGLSQDTIRYYEKIKLLPPASRKENGQRAYSRRELDRVHFVAILKRTHMPLRTIQEYIRASAEEDYEECYSVLDVHKTLIEEQLAELTAALELMKYKLKNFREIKDGKFIAEMEQRRNEE; encoded by the coding sequence ATGGAGCCTGTTTATACGATCGCCGAGGTAGCAGAGCGGACAGGACTCAGCCAGGATACCATCCGCTATTATGAGAAAATCAAGCTGCTCCCCCCGGCAAGCCGCAAGGAGAACGGCCAGCGGGCATACAGCAGGCGTGAGCTGGACCGGGTGCACTTCGTCGCTATTCTCAAAAGAACCCATATGCCGCTGCGCACCATTCAAGAATATATCCGGGCTTCAGCGGAAGAGGACTACGAGGAATGCTACAGTGTGCTGGACGTGCATAAAACGCTGATTGAAGAGCAGCTCGCAGAACTGACGGCGGCGCTGGAGCTTATGAAATACAAGCTGAAGAACTTCCGGGAGATAAAGGACGGCAAGTTCATCGCGGAAATGGAACAGAGGAGGAACGAAGAATGA
- a CDS encoding SDR family NAD(P)-dependent oxidoreductase translates to MTRVAFVTGADRGLGFYLVRFLLENKYTVFAGRYLPEVEALEALKGQYQDTLMLVPLDIGSAESVKEAARSIAGSTGHIDIIINNAGIIHQADNATMLVDMDDEAMAHLYNVNTLGALRVSNALMGLLLQGKQRLIINISSEAGSISRNKRINMYGYCMSKAALNMQSSLMHNHLRKLGGQVMVFHPGWLQSYMSGEKNMEAPIPPEESAYKIMNIVQDHKKYLGEEPVYIDLDGNLWPW, encoded by the coding sequence ATGACAAGGGTCGCTTTTGTAACCGGTGCCGACCGCGGGCTCGGGTTTTATCTGGTACGCTTTCTTCTGGAGAATAAATACACAGTTTTTGCCGGCCGGTATTTACCGGAAGTGGAAGCGCTGGAGGCTTTGAAAGGGCAATACCAGGATACGCTAATGCTGGTCCCTCTTGATATCGGCAGCGCAGAGAGCGTGAAGGAAGCAGCGCGGAGTATTGCCGGCAGTACGGGACATATCGATATTATTATCAACAATGCAGGTATTATCCACCAGGCTGATAATGCTACCATGCTCGTGGATATGGATGATGAGGCCATGGCGCATCTCTATAATGTGAATACGCTCGGCGCGCTCAGAGTAAGCAATGCGCTCATGGGATTGCTTCTGCAGGGCAAGCAGCGGCTGATTATTAACATCTCCTCAGAGGCAGGCAGCATCAGCCGGAACAAAAGGATTAACATGTACGGCTACTGCATGTCGAAGGCGGCGCTGAATATGCAGTCCTCGCTGATGCACAATCATCTGCGTAAGCTGGGCGGACAGGTGATGGTCTTTCATCCCGGCTGGCTGCAGTCTTATATGAGCGGAGAGAAGAATATGGAAGCGCCGATTCCTCCGGAGGAATCAGCGTATAAGATTATGAATATCGTACAGGATCATAAGAAATATCTGGGCGAGGAACCGGTGTACATCGATCTGGACGGCAATCTCTGGCCCTGGTAA
- a CDS encoding glutaredoxin family protein — translation MSKNIIIYSTSGCSDCNQVKQLLESKGIAFEVRDVMTSTVYQEEVEKLGFMGVPVTVAGNRAVKGFNLPELQELIEAAVH, via the coding sequence ATGAGCAAGAACATAATCATCTATTCCACATCGGGATGCAGCGACTGCAATCAGGTGAAGCAGCTGCTTGAGAGCAAGGGCATTGCCTTCGAAGTCAGAGATGTGATGACCAGTACTGTCTATCAGGAAGAAGTCGAGAAGCTGGGCTTCATGGGTGTTCCAGTCACCGTAGCCGGAAACCGGGCTGTCAAAGGCTTCAACCTTCCTGAGCTTCAGGAGCTTATTGAAGCAGCTGTTCACTAA
- a CDS encoding MerR family transcriptional regulator — protein sequence MKIGELATLTGVSVRSLRYYERQGLIKPLRQDNGYREYSPLAVDTVETIKLYLNLGLSTEEIAGFLHCVLKNKEAFCAEVMPLYRSKLEEIERQLVELNQIKLNLQDRMASILQEQQNEEE from the coding sequence ATGAAAATAGGTGAACTAGCCACACTTACGGGCGTAAGCGTCCGTTCATTGCGATATTATGAGCGTCAGGGACTGATCAAACCGCTGCGCCAGGACAACGGCTACCGTGAATATTCGCCGCTTGCCGTGGATACGGTGGAAACGATCAAGCTGTATTTGAATCTGGGCCTGTCGACAGAAGAGATTGCAGGATTCCTGCACTGTGTTCTGAAGAATAAAGAGGCGTTCTGTGCGGAAGTGATGCCGCTGTACCGCAGCAAGCTGGAGGAGATTGAACGCCAGCTGGTTGAGCTGAATCAGATCAAGCTGAATCTGCAGGACCGGATGGCTTCGATTCTGCAGGAGCAGCAGAACGAAGAGGAATAA
- a CDS encoding ThuA domain-containing protein encodes MSSFKALAFGSYTEVKYHPFAGVDREIEQLLDPEFQVVSTEDYGLMNKEQLSDCRLVVSYTEFSDEKLSAAQSGALLSYVAGGGGLLVVHNGISLQRNQELGAMLGAHFTHHPDYTALHMTIPAREHPIMQGINDFVIEDEPYYFEQQPHFESTILAEYPHGGAMRQAAWCHEFGQGRVVYLMPGHHLPSFSVEPFRRMIRRGGLWAAGLL; translated from the coding sequence ATGTCTTCCTTCAAAGCACTTGCGTTTGGCAGCTATACCGAAGTTAAGTATCATCCGTTCGCCGGAGTTGACCGCGAGATTGAGCAGCTGCTGGACCCGGAATTTCAGGTCGTATCGACTGAGGATTACGGGCTGATGAACAAGGAACAGTTATCGGACTGCAGGCTGGTGGTCTCCTATACTGAATTCTCTGATGAGAAATTATCCGCTGCGCAGAGCGGCGCACTGCTGTCTTATGTGGCTGGCGGCGGCGGTCTGCTTGTAGTGCATAACGGGATCTCCCTGCAGCGCAATCAGGAGTTAGGCGCGATGCTGGGTGCCCATTTCACCCACCATCCGGATTATACCGCGCTGCATATGACGATTCCCGCCCGGGAGCACCCTATTATGCAGGGCATCAATGACTTTGTTATCGAGGATGAACCTTACTATTTCGAGCAGCAGCCGCATTTCGAGTCCACGATTCTTGCAGAATATCCCCATGGAGGGGCGATGAGGCAGGCGGCTTGGTGCCATGAATTCGGACAAGGGCGGGTAGTCTACCTGATGCCCGGCCATCATCTGCCTTCCTTCTCGGTGGAGCCGTTCCGCCGGATGATCCGCAGAGGCGGGTTATGGGCAGCAGGACTGCTGTAA
- a CDS encoding cytochrome C oxidase subunit IV family protein: MTTKQHSPDSPVKHRHRPEGPQRHIVVFVFSIVLTLIAFAAVAAGGVNPTFAVILLLVMAVLQVILQMGFWMHLKDKGHMMPIIFMLGGFFIAGTCIIMSLYWVWWD; encoded by the coding sequence ATGACGACGAAGCAGCATTCTCCGGACTCTCCGGTGAAGCACCGGCACCGCCCGGAAGGGCCGCAGCGGCATATTGTAGTTTTTGTCTTCTCCATTGTACTGACGCTGATCGCCTTTGCTGCAGTAGCTGCCGGAGGGGTAAATCCCACCTTCGCCGTTATTCTGCTGCTGGTGATGGCTGTGCTGCAGGTAATTCTGCAGATGGGCTTCTGGATGCATCTGAAGGACAAAGGGCATATGATGCCGATCATCTTCATGCTGGGCGGATTTTTTATCGCCGGAACCTGCATTATTATGTCGCTCTACTGGGTATGGTGGGATTAA